The following proteins are co-located in the uncultured Draconibacterium sp. genome:
- a CDS encoding T9SS type A sorting domain-containing protein — MKTIFILFILTLSVNVNLFANIAPPQAYISEIYIDSLNNWYIELGFPEKPEDFLDSLFIETSSGTFKVLNYDSIIECSEGWFPYLLVLSKENIENSFTLNRSNDFVAIKSFLRNMELKDELIFGNRSSSNFNKLEYGCSISHVKDFNGHSGYYSLDNTPSIGRYNDINGVAGTIQGYLYNQNNEPIPNSVIRGFIGNLETDENGFFYGEVLSRTYKLDTFRIRENTTYKKYIYCRDTINIIPNSTIDKDLYLFSVENYNPYDEIVVTEFNLNVYPNPFDEYLRVIIDIPSATPVNNSLFSIYNSSGKFITSQKLTMNRTIITFTNEDFNNNGSGLYFYVLTIDGRRVDIKNNQIIKL; from the coding sequence ATGAAAACAATCTTTATTCTATTTATTTTAACACTTTCTGTAAATGTCAATTTATTTGCAAATATTGCTCCTCCACAAGCATACATTTCTGAAATTTACATTGATTCCTTAAACAACTGGTATATTGAATTAGGATTTCCGGAAAAACCAGAAGACTTTCTCGACAGTTTATTTATAGAAACAAGTTCAGGTACCTTTAAAGTTCTGAATTATGATTCAATTATAGAATGCAGTGAAGGGTGGTTTCCTTATTTGCTTGTACTCTCAAAAGAAAATATAGAAAATTCATTCACACTTAATAGGTCTAATGATTTCGTTGCCATAAAATCGTTCCTGCGAAACATGGAATTAAAAGATGAATTAATTTTTGGGAATAGATCAAGTTCAAATTTTAATAAACTTGAATATGGTTGTTCTATATCACATGTAAAAGATTTTAATGGGCATAGTGGTTACTATTCATTGGATAATACTCCATCAATTGGTAGATACAATGATATTAATGGAGTAGCTGGAACAATTCAAGGATATTTATATAACCAAAACAACGAACCAATTCCAAATTCTGTTATTCGAGGATTTATTGGAAATCTGGAAACTGATGAAAATGGGTTCTTCTACGGAGAAGTATTATCAAGAACATACAAACTTGATACTTTTCGGATAAGAGAAAACACCACTTACAAAAAATATATTTATTGCCGTGATACAATTAATATAATCCCCAATTCAACAATTGACAAAGATTTATATCTTTTTTCAGTCGAAAACTATAATCCATATGATGAAATTGTTGTAACTGAATTTAACCTTAATGTCTATCCAAATCCTTTTGATGAATATCTAAGGGTAATTATTGATATTCCAAGTGCAACACCGGTGAACAATTCATTATTTAGCATTTATAATTCAAGTGGTAAATTTATTACTTCTCAAAAGTTAACTATGAATCGAACAATAATTACTTTTACAAATGAAGATTTTAATAATAACGGTTCGGGATTGTATTTTTACGTCTTAACAATTGATGGTAGAAGAGTTGATATAAAGAACAATCAAATTATTAAGTTGTGA
- a CDS encoding LytTR family DNA-binding domain-containing protein has product MKKIHISAFKNRLQLSLFLVFWLAYFTINTVSTLFFDKEVFRTILLIHSLLYAFSGLACSFFGYKTIKFIRSKIQSNTRFLLLAVLCVYAVTFLWVILNHFSWWVVSGNETPVIRLSVYPVKALLFSIITLAAILLLLLAENKSLTVPGANKKSTLDLQNIQHLFDSRESNYNDTILLPVKNKLLNFKIDTIKLIQANDYYSNLFSDKFDKTVLTNYSLKKWEEILPKKHFLRIHRSSIINLNYVENIEKMYNNTYEVKIKGIEQHIYMSRRCAKTVLEKFQL; this is encoded by the coding sequence ATGAAAAAGATACATATATCAGCGTTTAAAAACAGACTTCAGCTAAGTCTGTTTCTGGTATTTTGGCTGGCCTATTTTACCATTAACACTGTTTCTACCCTGTTTTTCGACAAGGAAGTTTTCCGGACTATACTTCTTATTCACAGTTTGTTGTATGCCTTTAGTGGTTTGGCCTGTAGTTTTTTTGGTTACAAAACGATAAAATTTATTCGAAGCAAAATTCAGTCGAATACCCGGTTTCTGTTGCTTGCTGTGCTTTGTGTGTATGCCGTTACTTTTTTATGGGTTATTTTAAATCATTTTTCGTGGTGGGTGGTTTCCGGCAACGAAACTCCGGTGATCCGGCTCAGCGTTTACCCGGTGAAAGCTTTGTTGTTTTCAATTATTACCCTGGCGGCCATTTTGCTTTTGCTGCTTGCCGAAAATAAGTCACTGACAGTGCCGGGCGCCAACAAAAAAAGCACCCTCGATTTGCAAAACATCCAGCATTTATTCGACAGCCGCGAATCGAATTATAACGATACAATTCTACTTCCTGTAAAAAACAAGCTGTTGAATTTTAAAATCGACACCATCAAACTAATCCAGGCAAATGATTACTATTCGAACCTGTTTTCCGACAAATTCGACAAAACCGTCCTTACTAATTATTCGCTAAAAAAGTGGGAGGAAATTTTACCCAAAAAGCATTTTCTCCGGATTCATCGTTCCTCCATTATCAACCTGAATTACGTTGAGAACATTGAAAAAATGTACAACAACACCTACGAGGTTAAAATAAAAGGCATTGAACAGCACATTTACATGAGCCGAAGATGTGCAAAAACGGTGCTCGAAAAGTTTCAGCTTTAA
- a CDS encoding alpha/beta hydrolase-fold protein: MTGKRKIYLGTILLLALTLFGFVYAQTMGSKNESSICITSKILGEDRTIWINLPEGYENSDVSYPVLYRLDGNKKLVQKTAATLKRVNKKDENTPEMIVVGIENIWRDKDMWPTYNKYYPESQELGSPKFMAFIEKELIPYMENHYRTSENRILCGQSLSAVFTLYTFLAKPALFDSYIACSGAFPDCEPFFKELSTTAFQNAGLYSNKKLFITHGLKDPLDPDGIVHRQMTEFSQSIQNQLGSMVSCKYLIYENEGHVPKNSLEDGLAYLYK; encoded by the coding sequence ATGACCGGAAAACGCAAAATTTACCTGGGTACAATTCTTTTACTTGCACTTACCCTGTTTGGTTTTGTTTACGCCCAAACCATGGGCAGCAAAAACGAAAGCAGCATTTGTATTACATCAAAAATTCTTGGCGAGGACAGAACAATATGGATAAATCTACCCGAGGGCTACGAAAATTCGGATGTTAGCTACCCCGTTTTGTACCGCCTGGATGGAAATAAAAAGCTGGTACAAAAAACGGCTGCCACGCTAAAACGTGTGAATAAAAAGGATGAAAATACTCCTGAAATGATCGTGGTTGGCATTGAAAATATTTGGCGAGACAAGGACATGTGGCCTACTTATAACAAATATTATCCCGAATCGCAGGAACTGGGTTCGCCAAAATTTATGGCTTTTATTGAAAAGGAACTTATTCCATACATGGAAAACCACTACCGCACCAGTGAAAACAGGATTTTGTGTGGACAATCGCTCAGTGCAGTATTTACATTGTATACGTTTTTAGCCAAACCCGCTTTGTTTGATTCGTACATTGCCTGCAGCGGGGCATTTCCCGATTGCGAACCTTTTTTTAAGGAGCTAAGCACAACGGCGTTTCAAAATGCCGGATTGTACAGTAACAAAAAGCTGTTTATTACACATGGTCTAAAAGACCCGCTTGATCCGGATGGAATCGTTCACCGGCAAATGACTGAGTTCTCTCAATCAATTCAGAATCAGCTCGGAAGTATGGTTTCGTGCAAATATCTTATTTACGAAAACGAAGGGCATGTTCCCAAAAACAGTTTGGAGGATGGTTTGGCATATTTGTATAAATAG
- a CDS encoding MFS transporter: MKEIRKNPMYPYLMVLVLSAMAGFQGWRTLLNNFAVEEATLSGFQIGVVQSLREVPGFLVFLVVFVLMLIREHKLAAISVLVMGLGIALVGFFPSFPGLIFTTVLMSIGFHYFETTNKSLTLQHFNTTQAPIVFAQLRSFGALTNILVGGLVWAVSDYLPYKYSFLFIGLCVVAAGIYTLAQNPIKKEPVAQHKKIILRKKYWLFYVLNLLGGARRQIFVVFAVFLLVERYQFTVKEIAILFVANNILAYFFNPIIAKWINKYGERKVLSLEYIGLFFIFLGYAYFQNRYYIAGLYLLDHLFFNFSIGISTYLQKIADPRDIAPSASAGFAINHIMAVVVPVMGGLLWMVDFRIPFVIGAGLSVVSLGFVQQIKTKAAAV; encoded by the coding sequence ATGAAGGAAATCAGGAAAAATCCGATGTATCCCTATTTAATGGTGCTTGTGCTTTCGGCCATGGCCGGTTTTCAGGGATGGCGAACGCTTTTAAACAACTTTGCCGTTGAAGAAGCTACACTTTCGGGTTTTCAGATAGGAGTAGTGCAGTCGCTGCGCGAAGTTCCGGGCTTTCTGGTATTTTTGGTGGTGTTCGTACTGATGCTGATCCGCGAACACAAACTGGCAGCTATTTCGGTGTTGGTAATGGGGCTGGGAATTGCTTTGGTGGGATTTTTTCCAAGTTTCCCGGGATTGATCTTCACTACCGTGTTAATGTCCATTGGATTTCATTATTTCGAAACCACCAACAAATCGCTCACACTTCAGCATTTTAATACCACGCAGGCACCCATTGTTTTTGCACAACTGCGCTCGTTTGGTGCGCTTACAAATATTCTTGTTGGAGGGCTTGTTTGGGCCGTGTCTGATTATTTGCCCTACAAATACAGCTTTTTGTTTATTGGTTTGTGTGTGGTAGCCGCCGGAATATATACACTCGCACAAAATCCGATTAAAAAGGAACCGGTGGCACAGCATAAAAAAATTATTTTACGCAAAAAATACTGGCTTTTTTATGTGCTGAATTTACTGGGTGGTGCCCGCCGCCAGATTTTTGTTGTATTTGCCGTATTTCTGTTGGTTGAGCGTTACCAATTTACCGTAAAAGAAATCGCCATTCTTTTTGTTGCCAATAACATTCTGGCCTACTTTTTTAATCCGATTATTGCCAAATGGATTAATAAATACGGCGAACGCAAAGTATTGTCGCTCGAATACATTGGCCTGTTTTTTATTTTTCTGGGATACGCCTACTTTCAAAATCGCTACTACATAGCAGGCCTGTATTTGCTCGATCATCTGTTTTTTAATTTTAGCATTGGCATAAGCACTTACCTGCAAAAAATTGCTGATCCGCGCGATATCGCACCTTCTGCATCGGCAGGTTTTGCCATTAACCACATTATGGCGGTTGTGGTTCCGGTAATGGGCGGTTTGTTGTGGATGGTCGATTTTAGGATTCCTTTTGTAATTGGCGCAGGCCTAAGTGTTGTTTCGCTGGGTTTTGTGCAACAAATCAAAACAAAAGCAGCTGCCGTTTAG
- a CDS encoding heavy-metal-associated domain-containing protein — protein MKNLIYVLMVALFIGFSANDTMAQKKEDKVVCFKSNMDCGDCEKTITEYLKFEKGVKDLKVDHASNTILVKYKDGKNTDENLAKAVEKKGYIAEKISKEEYDEIVKETNETGHDHGSEKHND, from the coding sequence ATGAAAAATCTAATTTATGTATTGATGGTAGCATTGTTTATCGGTTTTTCAGCAAACGATACAATGGCTCAAAAAAAGGAAGACAAAGTAGTTTGTTTTAAAAGCAATATGGATTGCGGCGATTGCGAAAAAACAATTACCGAATACCTGAAGTTTGAAAAAGGGGTGAAAGACTTAAAAGTTGACCATGCTTCAAACACTATTTTAGTGAAATACAAAGACGGTAAAAATACTGATGAGAATTTGGCTAAAGCCGTTGAAAAGAAAGGGTACATAGCCGAAAAAATCAGCAAGGAAGAATACGACGAGATTGTGAAAGAAACCAATGAAACAGGGCACGATCACGGTAGCGAAAAGCACAACGATTAG
- a CDS encoding TonB-dependent receptor, which produces MKNYILLVILFIPFLSFSQNIEGTVFGNDESGKQPLPGVNIVWEGTSTGTATSPDGSFKIKQKNGQHMLVFSFVGYESKVVHVHDTDPIEVVLEPNLELEEVLVVKKSRGTYLSTINPIQTENIGGAELHKAACCNLAESFETNPSVDVSYSDAITGAKQIKLLGLDGTYSLLQVENMPNLRGLATTFGLTYIPGPWLESIQVSKGAASVLNGYDAIAGQINAEMKKPDSNEKLFLNLYGSKDGRLEFNGNTNIKVKGDTLTTGIFVHGHDLSQENDHNADGFLDEPLSRMFQIGNRWKYNNHKGYMAQAGFNILTEDRMGGQVGANRDMIPSITNPYGVNITNDRIDAFFKSGLVSADTRTAVALLTNFSYHETESYYGLTDYNADETRFYASAVLTRDLNAAATHTLNSGFSFIYDDFNEMLYDQDVQRTEKVPGIFSEYTFKPNPNLTLMAGIRADFHNIFGTFVTPRMHFRYRMGEHFTVRTSAGKGYRTANVLSENTFMLANARPLQWETDVMQEEAWNYGIAFIQNYTLLGRELTLNAEFFRTNFQSQLIVDRETSADYILLSALDGKSYANSLQFDLRWQPIERLDVLLAYRVNDIKQTIGGELKTKPLNNDYKGLINFNYSTNLKKWMFDYTIQFNGGGRIPYVHEDWMNQVDMAAFEFSPYTVMNAQITKYFRYWSVYLGAENLTDFKQENPIEGADNPFGPDFNATNVWGPVLGRKVYLGLRFNLNYD; this is translated from the coding sequence ATGAAAAATTACATATTACTAGTAATACTATTTATTCCGTTTTTATCTTTTTCGCAAAATATTGAAGGCACCGTATTCGGAAACGATGAAAGCGGCAAACAACCACTCCCGGGAGTAAATATTGTTTGGGAGGGAACCAGTACAGGGACTGCAACCAGCCCTGACGGCAGTTTTAAAATAAAACAAAAGAATGGCCAACACATGCTTGTTTTTAGTTTTGTTGGTTACGAATCAAAAGTGGTTCATGTACACGATACTGATCCGATTGAAGTTGTACTGGAGCCCAATCTGGAACTGGAAGAAGTTCTGGTTGTTAAAAAGAGTAGGGGCACCTACCTGTCAACAATTAATCCCATTCAGACTGAAAACATTGGCGGTGCCGAATTGCACAAAGCCGCATGTTGTAACCTGGCCGAAAGTTTTGAAACCAACCCGTCGGTTGATGTGAGTTACAGCGATGCCATTACAGGGGCCAAACAAATTAAACTGCTTGGATTAGATGGAACATATTCGCTTTTGCAAGTAGAAAATATGCCCAATTTACGCGGATTGGCAACCACTTTCGGGCTAACCTACATTCCCGGACCATGGTTGGAATCCATTCAGGTTTCGAAAGGAGCTGCGTCAGTACTGAATGGTTACGATGCCATTGCAGGACAGATTAATGCAGAGATGAAAAAGCCCGATTCAAACGAAAAACTGTTCTTAAATCTGTATGGCAGCAAAGACGGGCGTTTGGAATTTAACGGCAACACCAACATAAAAGTAAAAGGCGACACTTTAACAACGGGTATTTTTGTACACGGACACGACTTGTCGCAGGAGAACGATCACAACGCCGACGGTTTTCTCGATGAACCTTTGTCGCGCATGTTTCAGATTGGCAACCGTTGGAAATACAACAACCACAAAGGGTACATGGCACAGGCCGGATTTAATATTCTCACAGAAGACCGTATGGGCGGGCAGGTTGGCGCTAACCGCGACATGATTCCGTCCATTACAAATCCGTATGGCGTGAATATTACCAACGATAGGATTGATGCATTTTTTAAATCGGGGCTGGTTTCGGCCGACACTAGAACTGCCGTGGCTTTGCTTACCAATTTTTCGTATCACGAAACCGAATCGTATTACGGATTAACCGATTACAATGCCGACGAAACACGTTTTTATGCCAGTGCCGTTCTTACTCGCGATTTAAATGCGGCAGCAACCCACACCTTAAACAGTGGATTTAGCTTTATCTACGACGATTTTAATGAAATGCTGTACGATCAGGATGTACAACGAACCGAGAAAGTTCCCGGAATATTTTCGGAATACACCTTTAAGCCAAATCCCAACCTGACTTTAATGGCTGGTATTCGCGCTGATTTTCACAATATTTTTGGAACATTTGTAACCCCTCGTATGCATTTCAGGTACCGGATGGGAGAGCATTTTACCGTAAGAACAAGTGCAGGAAAAGGGTATAGAACTGCCAATGTACTATCGGAAAATACCTTTATGCTGGCCAATGCACGACCGCTGCAGTGGGAAACCGATGTGATGCAGGAAGAAGCCTGGAATTATGGAATTGCATTTATTCAAAACTATACACTTCTGGGACGAGAATTAACGTTGAATGCCGAATTTTTCCGTACCAATTTTCAATCGCAGTTGATTGTTGACCGCGAAACATCTGCCGATTATATTCTTTTATCAGCACTCGATGGAAAATCGTATGCCAACAGTTTACAGTTTGATTTACGCTGGCAACCCATTGAACGTTTGGATGTTCTGCTGGCATACCGTGTAAACGACATTAAACAAACCATTGGCGGCGAGTTAAAAACAAAACCGCTTAACAACGATTACAAGGGTTTAATCAATTTTAATTACTCCACCAATCTAAAAAAATGGATGTTCGATTATACCATCCAGTTTAATGGGGGAGGACGAATTCCTTATGTTCACGAAGACTGGATGAACCAGGTAGATATGGCGGCTTTTGAATTTTCGCCATACACGGTAATGAATGCCCAAATAACCAAATATTTCCGGTATTGGAGCGTTTATTTAGGTGCCGAAAATTTAACCGATTTTAAACAGGAGAATCCGATTGAGGGCGCCGACAATCCTTTTGGACCCGACTTTAATGCAACCAATGTTTGGGGGCCGGTTCTGGGAAGAAAGGTATATTTGGGACTGCGGTTTAATTTGAATTACGACTAG
- a CDS encoding Zn-dependent hydrolase, which translates to MKITGIVFIAALLAFACNTSSKKESKQEKDMTENNEIKQKADEFVSFKLTSDLGVLTENEKQMIPLLLDAAKLMEEIYWVEAFGKKDELCNKDWDEYTRKFIQLNYGPWERLNANKSFLAEYEDKPAGANFYPADMMKEEFESWNDDTKTSLYTLIRRGEDGDLQSIPYHIAFQEQVEKAAALLNKAAALAEDPGLKNYLEKRAQALLTDDYFDSDVAWMEMKNNTIEFIIGPIENYEDQLYGYKAAHESFILIKDKVWSEKLEKYAALLPGLQTALPCEPKYKSETPGIDSDMNVYDAIYYAGDCNAGSKTIAINLPNDEVVRNTKGSRKLQLKNSMQAKFDKIVIPIADLLIAEDQRKHVKFDAFFENTMFHEVAHGLGMGNTVDQSTTVREALKDVYTSIEEGKADILGLWCVYQLNEMGELSDKDMMDNFVTFMTGIFRSVRFGAASAHGKANMMRFYYFQETGAFTRDETTGTYRVDYEKMKEAMLGLSADILKIQGDGDYETAQALLNEKGYIREALQKDLDRIGEAGIPRDIIFEQGSEVLGL; encoded by the coding sequence ATGAAAATAACAGGAATTGTATTTATTGCTGCACTACTTGCTTTCGCATGCAATACGTCCTCAAAAAAGGAATCAAAACAAGAAAAGGATATGACAGAAAACAATGAAATAAAGCAAAAAGCCGACGAGTTTGTTTCGTTTAAATTAACAAGCGACTTAGGTGTTTTAACAGAAAACGAAAAACAAATGATTCCCTTATTGCTGGATGCAGCCAAATTAATGGAAGAAATATACTGGGTGGAAGCATTTGGAAAGAAGGATGAATTGTGTAACAAAGACTGGGATGAATATACCCGGAAGTTTATACAATTGAATTACGGCCCCTGGGAACGACTAAATGCCAATAAATCGTTTTTAGCCGAATATGAAGACAAACCGGCAGGTGCCAATTTCTATCCTGCGGATATGATGAAGGAAGAATTTGAAAGCTGGAACGACGATACAAAAACAAGCCTGTACACTTTAATCCGCAGGGGCGAAGACGGAGATTTACAATCAATCCCATACCACATCGCATTTCAGGAGCAGGTTGAAAAAGCCGCAGCTCTTCTTAACAAGGCAGCTGCTTTGGCAGAAGACCCGGGTTTGAAAAATTACCTTGAAAAACGTGCTCAGGCATTATTAACCGACGATTATTTCGATAGCGACGTAGCCTGGATGGAAATGAAAAACAACACCATCGAATTTATTATTGGCCCCATTGAGAACTACGAAGACCAGTTGTATGGTTACAAAGCGGCTCACGAATCGTTTATTTTGATCAAAGACAAAGTATGGAGCGAAAAACTTGAAAAGTACGCTGCCTTGTTGCCTGGCTTACAAACTGCCTTACCCTGCGAACCAAAATACAAAAGTGAAACACCGGGAATTGATTCCGATATGAATGTATACGATGCCATTTATTATGCCGGAGATTGTAATGCCGGAAGCAAAACAATTGCCATTAACCTTCCCAACGACGAGGTGGTTAGAAATACAAAAGGCAGCCGTAAACTGCAGTTGAAAAACTCGATGCAGGCAAAATTCGATAAAATTGTTATCCCAATTGCCGATTTGTTAATTGCCGAAGACCAGCGGAAGCATGTAAAGTTTGACGCATTTTTTGAAAATACAATGTTTCACGAGGTAGCACACGGTTTGGGAATGGGAAACACAGTTGACCAATCGACCACGGTTCGCGAAGCTTTAAAAGATGTGTACACATCAATTGAAGAAGGGAAAGCCGATATTTTGGGATTGTGGTGTGTGTATCAACTGAACGAAATGGGGGAGTTGAGCGACAAAGACATGATGGACAATTTTGTGACTTTTATGACAGGAATTTTCCGCTCGGTACGTTTTGGTGCTGCCAGTGCCCATGGGAAAGCAAACATGATGCGTTTCTATTATTTCCAGGAAACAGGCGCGTTTACCCGCGACGAAACTACCGGCACCTATCGGGTTGACTACGAAAAAATGAAAGAGGCCATGCTCGGTTTGTCCGCTGATATTTTGAAAATTCAGGGCGATGGAGATTATGAAACAGCACAGGCCTTATTAAATGAGAAAGGATACATTCGCGAAGCCCTTCAAAAAGACCTGGACAGAATTGGCGAAGCTGGTATTCCGAGAGATATTATTTTTGAACAAGGTTCCGAAGTTTTAGGACTATAA
- a CDS encoding SDR family oxidoreductase, with protein MSNNLLKGKRGIIFGALNPDSIAWKVAERAHEEGAILTLTNTPVALRMGETNALAEKLNTKVIGADATNVEDLTNLFIESMEFLGGKIDFVLHSIGMSPNVRKERHYSDLDYNYLDKTLDVSAISFHKILQTARKLDAINEWGSVVALSYVAAQRTFFGYNDMADAKSLLESIARSFGYIYGRERHVRVNTISQSPTMTTAGSGVKGFDRLLDFAERMSPLGNATGDECADYCITLFSDLTKKVTMQNLFNDGGFSNMGMSLRALQQYEKGLYTDEATGKRSADHSYD; from the coding sequence ATGAGTAATAACTTATTAAAAGGTAAACGGGGGATTATTTTTGGAGCCTTAAATCCGGATTCAATTGCCTGGAAAGTAGCAGAACGTGCGCACGAAGAAGGCGCAATTCTAACGCTCACAAATACTCCTGTGGCGTTACGCATGGGTGAAACCAATGCTTTAGCTGAAAAACTAAATACAAAAGTAATTGGTGCCGATGCAACAAATGTTGAAGATTTAACAAATCTGTTTATTGAGTCGATGGAGTTTTTGGGCGGTAAAATTGATTTTGTACTCCACTCAATTGGTATGTCGCCAAACGTACGTAAAGAAAGACATTACAGTGATTTAGATTACAATTATCTGGACAAAACACTGGATGTGTCGGCTATTTCATTTCATAAAATTCTGCAAACAGCCCGCAAGCTGGATGCGATAAATGAATGGGGTTCGGTAGTTGCGTTGTCGTATGTGGCAGCACAACGAACATTTTTTGGTTACAATGATATGGCTGATGCAAAATCATTGCTCGAATCAATTGCACGTAGTTTCGGCTATATTTATGGTCGCGAACGTCATGTACGAGTAAATACCATTTCGCAGTCGCCAACCATGACCACTGCAGGAAGTGGTGTAAAAGGTTTCGATCGTCTTTTGGATTTTGCCGAAAGAATGTCGCCTCTTGGAAACGCCACCGGCGATGAGTGTGCAGATTATTGTATTACACTTTTTTCTGATTTGACTAAAAAAGTAACCATGCAGAACCTGTTTAACGACGGAGGTTTTTCAAACATGGGAATGAGTTTACGTGCACTTCAGCAGTACGAAAAAGGATTGTACACCGATGAAGCAACCGGAAAACGCAGTGCTGACCACAGTTATGATTAA